The following are encoded in a window of Pectinophora gossypiella chromosome 8, ilPecGoss1.1, whole genome shotgun sequence genomic DNA:
- the LOC126368661 gene encoding uncharacterized protein LOC126368661: MECPSLLIALVLLCLVLHGDSAPRRSRAASLPEHTSPRQSKLQDEFKDTTTTAPATPKNRRNKALNLFGYFPSFLSSGLDYSEDDDDDVTFAVNDDHFDEDDLSRTIPSRRRQQNKKKNGNGESYQNDNINSLQYDNSPIFYIRLPPTPYMFVPGLGYVSQPPSLGPPMSPMIPPGVPPQVDPFINLPLDFVSNGKPTGVYQWNGPGGYPPQVPQIPQVDPFGYGAPQQIMQQPQRPSYNAPSYSKPKPKPSPTNSKVTNLKGQYVFNGKPNDSVYVLRDTYNSIYSDALQNFYP; the protein is encoded by the coding sequence ATGGAGTGTCCGAGCCTACTGATTGCCCTGGTGCTTCTTTGCCTGGTGTTGCACGGAGACAGCGCCCCGAGGCGGTCCCGGGCCGCGAGCCTGCCGGAGCACACCTCCCCGCGACAGAGCAAGCTGCAGGACGAGTTCAAGGACACCACCACAACTGCCCCCGCCACACCCAAGAACCGTCGCAACAAGGCCCTCAATCTCTTCGGCTACTTCCCCTCCTTCCTCTCGTCAGGCCTCGACTACTCCGAAGACGACGACGATGACGTCACCTTCGCCGTGAACGACGACCACTTCGACGAAGACGACCTCTCTCGCACCATCCCGTCCCGCCGCCGCCAACAGAACAAGAAGAAGAACGGCAACGGAGAGAGCTATCAGAACGACAACATCAACTCGCTGCAGTATGACAACTCGCCGATATTCTACATCAGGCTGCCCCCCACACCGTACATGTTCGTCCCTGGTCTAGGCTACGTGTCGCAGCCCCCGAGTCTGGGCCCGCCCATGTCCCCAATGATACCGCCCGGTGTACCTCCGCAAGTCGATCCCTTCATCAATCTACCACTGGACTTCGTATCCAACGGAAAACCTACTGGCGTGTACCAATGGAACGGGCCGGGTGGCTACCCACCTCAGGTGCCGCAAATACCGCAAGTTGACCCCTTCGGATACGGCGCTCCTCAACAGATAATGCAGCAGCCTCAACGACCGAGCTACAACGCTCCCTCGTACTCCAAACCGAAGCCGAAACCCTCTCCGACCAACTCTAAAGTAACCAACCTTAAGGGCCAGTACGTCTTCAACGGCAAGCCAAACGACAGCGTCTACGTATTGAGGGACACCTACAACTCCATATACTCCGACGCCCTACAGAACTTCTACCCTTAA